Within Actinomycetes bacterium, the genomic segment ACTCCCTGGCCGCGGCGCTGGCCACCGGCTGCAGCCGGGTGAACATCGGCACCGCAGCGCTCGAGGACCCGGCCTGGTGCGCGTTTGCCATCGCCGAGCACGGTGACCGGATCGCCATCGGCCTAGACGTGCGCGGCACCACGCTGGCCGCCCGGGGCTGGACCCAGGAGGGCGGTGACCTGTGGGAGGTGCTCGACCGCCTCGACCGGGACGGCTGCGCCCGCTATGTCGTCACCGACGTGACCAAGGACGGCACCCTGCGCGGGCCGAACCTGGACCTGCTGCGCGCCGTCTGCGCCCGCACCGACCGACCGGTGGTGGCCTCCGGCGGGGTGTCCTCGCTGGACGACCTGACCGCCATCGCCGAGCTGGTGCCGCTCGGCGTGGAGGGCGCCATCGTGGGCAAGGCGCTCTACGCCGGGGCGTTCAGCCTGGAGCAGGCGCTGGCCCTGGTCTCGGCGTGACCGCGGTCGAGCGGCACGGCAGCGGCGGCCCCTGGGAGGACCTCGTCGGCTACTCCCGCGTGGTCGTGGCGGGCGGCCACGCCTGGACGGCGGGGTGCACGGCCACCGTTGACGGGGTCGTGGTCCACGAGGGCGACCCGGCCGGCCAGGCCCGGACCGCCTTCGGGGTGGCCCTGGACGCGTTGCGGCGGGCCGGGTTCGAGCTGGCCGATGTGGTCCGCACCCGCATGTACATCCGGCAGGTGGTCGTGCCGGACGCGCGTGTCCACGCGGAGCTGTTCGGCACCGTACGGCCGGCGGCCGCCATGGTCGCCGTCGCGGGGTTCGTCGACGCGCGGATGCTCGTCGAGGTCGAGGTGGAGGCGTTCCGCGCCGATCCGCCGCTGCACCTACGCTGATCGTCATGCCGGTCGCCGTCCGAGTGATCCCCTGCCTCGACGTCGATGCGGGCCGCGTC encodes:
- the priA gene encoding bifunctional 1-(5-phosphoribosyl)-5-((5-phosphoribosylamino)methylideneamino)imidazole-4-carboxamide isomerase/phosphoribosylanthranilate isomerase PriA gives rise to the protein MSLVLLPAVDVAGGQAVRLVQGAAGTETGYGDPLEAALAWQRAGAQWIHLVDLDAAFGRGSNRELLAQLVGRLDVCVELSGGIRDDDSLAAALATGCSRVNIGTAALEDPAWCAFAIAEHGDRIAIGLDVRGTTLAARGWTQEGGDLWEVLDRLDRDGCARYVVTDVTKDGTLRGPNLDLLRAVCARTDRPVVASGGVSSLDDLTAIAELVPLGVEGAIVGKALYAGAFSLEQALALVSA
- a CDS encoding Rid family hydrolase; the encoded protein is MTAVERHGSGGPWEDLVGYSRVVVAGGHAWTAGCTATVDGVVVHEGDPAGQARTAFGVALDALRRAGFELADVVRTRMYIRQVVVPDARVHAELFGTVRPAAAMVAVAGFVDARMLVEVEVEAFRADPPLHLR